A genomic region of Candidatus Pseudomonas phytovorans contains the following coding sequences:
- a CDS encoding flavin reductase: MVDVTQFRNAMAMLGGAVSVITTDGPAGRFGFTASAVCSVTDSPPTLLVCMNRSSYSNEQFKANGALCVNVLAGTHHELSGAFANRNLNMDQRFATTGWTVLESGAPVMHEALVNFDCRIAQVHEVGSHSIFYCEIQDIRLGGADDGLVYFNRAYHRVCESSKAC, from the coding sequence ATGGTAGATGTAACCCAATTTCGCAACGCAATGGCCATGCTCGGTGGCGCCGTGTCGGTCATCACCACCGATGGCCCTGCCGGGCGCTTCGGCTTCACTGCATCGGCGGTTTGCAGTGTCACCGATTCGCCGCCCACTTTATTGGTATGCATGAACCGCTCCTCGTATTCCAACGAGCAGTTCAAGGCCAATGGCGCCTTGTGCGTAAACGTGCTGGCGGGTACCCATCATGAGCTGTCGGGCGCCTTTGCCAACCGCAACCTGAACATGGACCAACGCTTCGCTACCACCGGTTGGACCGTGCTGGAGAGCGGCGCGCCGGTCATGCACGAGGCCCTGGTGAACTTTGACTGCCGCATTGCCCAGGTGCATGAGGTGGGTTCGCACAGCATCTTTTACTGCGAGATCCAGGACATCCGTCTTGGCGGGGCTGACGATGGGTTGGTGTACTTCAACCGGGCCTATCATCGGGTGTGCGAGTCATCGAAGGCATGCTGA
- a CDS encoding PDR/VanB family oxidoreductase has product MNEELLNVVVRKREIQGADVVVLDLGRADGVALPAFEAGAHVDIHVAPGLVRQYSLCSDPGEVSVYRLGVLKDPASRGGSVQVHESLHEGREVQISAPRNLFPLAAGARRSVLLGGGIGITPMIAMAHALHRQGADFELHYCGRSRSHSAFLDELATAPFAARVVTHFDDEDLAQRLDLPVVLGKAGPGTHMYTCGPSGFMDWVIAGARAQGYGEAQIHKEYFQVEVDASGGGFEVVAARSNKTVQVAEGQSILDALAQVGIKIDISCEQGVCGTCMCEVLEGEPDHRDVYLTDEEKAANDQILVCCSRAKTHKLVLDI; this is encoded by the coding sequence ATGAATGAAGAACTTTTGAACGTAGTCGTGCGCAAGCGCGAAATCCAAGGGGCCGACGTGGTCGTCCTCGACCTGGGCCGTGCCGATGGCGTCGCACTGCCTGCTTTCGAGGCCGGCGCGCATGTCGATATCCACGTCGCACCCGGCCTGGTGCGCCAGTATTCACTGTGCAGCGACCCCGGCGAAGTTTCCGTCTACCGCCTTGGTGTATTGAAGGACCCGGCGTCCCGAGGCGGCTCTGTGCAGGTGCACGAATCACTGCACGAGGGCCGAGAGGTACAGATCAGCGCACCGCGCAACCTGTTCCCGCTGGCTGCCGGTGCCCGTCGCTCGGTCTTGTTGGGTGGCGGTATCGGCATAACCCCGATGATCGCCATGGCCCACGCCCTGCATCGTCAGGGCGCTGATTTCGAGCTGCACTACTGCGGCCGTTCACGCAGCCATAGTGCGTTTCTCGACGAACTGGCCACGGCGCCGTTCGCCGCACGGGTGGTGACCCACTTCGATGACGAAGACCTGGCCCAGCGCCTGGACCTGCCCGTCGTACTCGGCAAGGCCGGCCCTGGCACCCACATGTACACCTGCGGCCCTTCGGGTTTCATGGACTGGGTGATTGCCGGCGCGCGGGCGCAAGGCTATGGCGAGGCGCAGATTCACAAGGAGTACTTCCAGGTCGAGGTTGATGCCAGCGGTGGTGGCTTCGAAGTGGTCGCTGCGCGCAGCAACAAGACCGTGCAGGTCGCCGAGGGCCAGAGCATTCTCGATGCCTTGGCCCAGGTCGGCATCAAGATCGATATCTCGTGCGAGCAGGGAGTTTGCGGGACCTGCATGTGCGAAGTGCTCGAAGGCGAGCCGGACCACCGCGACGTGTACCTGACCGATGAAGAAAAGGCCGCCAACGACCAGATTCTGGTGTGTTGCTCGCGGGCCAAGACCCACAAGCTGGTGCTGGACATCTGA
- a CDS encoding SDR family oxidoreductase → MNQVALVTGAGQGLGQRFCARLLAAGYDVVVSDRDFGLAQAAAEQLQGQGGRTLAVKLDVGSKADFEQALAQVLEHFGALHVVVNNAAVTKTTPLMQISPEEFDAVVGLNLRSVFLASQVLGAHLAEAGYGRIINMASLAGQNGGTATGAHYAASKGAIVTLTKIFAKEFAAHGVTVNAIAPGPIDSPAVHAAVPAERLQGLLANIPVQRLGDADFLGDLIVQLARPEAFFTTGATWDVNGGLFMR, encoded by the coding sequence ATGAACCAAGTTGCATTGGTAACCGGCGCCGGCCAGGGTTTAGGCCAGCGTTTCTGCGCCCGGCTGCTGGCTGCAGGCTACGACGTAGTGGTCTCGGACCGTGACTTTGGCCTGGCCCAGGCCGCCGCTGAGCAGTTGCAAGGGCAGGGTGGGCGCACCTTGGCGGTGAAGCTCGATGTCGGCAGCAAGGCCGATTTCGAGCAGGCCTTGGCCCAGGTACTGGAGCACTTCGGTGCCCTGCACGTAGTGGTCAACAACGCTGCCGTAACCAAGACCACGCCGCTGATGCAGATCAGCCCCGAAGAGTTCGATGCCGTGGTCGGTCTTAACCTGCGCAGCGTGTTCCTCGCCTCTCAGGTGCTGGGCGCGCACCTGGCCGAAGCTGGCTACGGGCGGATCATCAACATGGCCTCGCTGGCAGGGCAAAACGGCGGTACCGCCACCGGTGCGCACTACGCGGCGAGCAAAGGGGCCATCGTCACCCTGACCAAAATCTTCGCCAAGGAATTCGCCGCCCATGGCGTCACGGTCAACGCCATCGCCCCCGGGCCGATCGACTCGCCTGCGGTTCACGCTGCGGTGCCTGCCGAGCGGCTCCAGGGCCTGCTGGCGAACATCCCGGTGCAACGTCTTGGCGATGCCGATTTTCTCGGCGATCTCATCGTGCAACTGGCGCGGCCCGAAGCCTTCTTCACTACCGGGGCGACCTGGGACGTGAACGGCGGCCTGTTCATGCGTTGA
- a CDS encoding aromatic-ring-hydroxylating dioxygenase subunit beta, producing MNLNLFNEVTAFIWQEGDMLDHGEYDTWLSLWTDKGIYIIPIDPRETDHENTLNYAYDDHHMRGLRVQRLIGGESISTSPQPRTVRTISRIRVLGDDGVNVTVRAAQNIREFRKESLKHYSADLTYTLVRAEGAFKIHRKVISLINSDDTLAGIGYIL from the coding sequence ATGAACCTGAACCTGTTCAACGAAGTGACCGCGTTCATCTGGCAGGAAGGCGACATGCTCGACCATGGCGAGTACGACACCTGGTTGAGCCTGTGGACCGACAAAGGCATCTACATCATCCCGATCGACCCCCGGGAAACCGACCACGAGAACACCCTCAACTACGCCTACGACGACCACCACATGCGCGGCCTGCGCGTGCAGCGGCTGATTGGTGGCGAGTCGATCTCGACCAGCCCGCAACCGCGAACCGTACGCACGATTTCGCGTATCCGCGTGCTCGGCGACGACGGCGTCAACGTTACCGTGAGGGCCGCACAGAACATCCGCGAATTCCGCAAGGAAAGCCTCAAGCACTACAGCGCCGACCTGACCTACACCCTGGTGCGGGCCGAAGGTGCCTTCAAGATCCACCGCAAGGTGATCAGCCTGATCAACAGCGACGATACCCTTGCCGGTATCGGCTACATCCTCTAG
- a CDS encoding aromatic ring-hydroxylating dioxygenase subunit alpha, which produces MSNLIPAINLAVDPAELVQADRVHTSLYTDPALFDAELEKIFHNTWIWVAHESEIPDAGSYKTTYIGKQPVIVVRDRKKGINVLLNRCRHRGATVCEHKKGKTNSFVCPYHGWGYALDGSLRGIPHPESYGDCIDKAELPLVSLRTERYAGMVFATFNDAIEPLEDFLGAARKWIDLFMKQGAGYGIKVPGEHRFRFPGNWKIQLENTTDAYHFPLVHKSFLSSVDEQTLELFDFVKGPGYVEDLGNGHSVMVMIPELIDLEADLDKPIPERFEALAAELRDEGIEEQQVRRIVRAVGGSGFNLNLFPNVACSMAFFRVLQPISVTETEIHHSVITMDGGPAAANRYRLRLHEHFQGPMGFGTPDDSEAWERVQKGANAGENLWIMLNRGLPGEKPSEDGLISDVSAETGMRAAYQQWKKMMTAEAK; this is translated from the coding sequence GTGAGCAACCTGATCCCTGCCATCAACCTGGCGGTAGACCCGGCCGAGCTGGTCCAGGCCGACCGTGTCCACACATCCCTGTACACCGACCCGGCATTGTTCGACGCCGAACTCGAGAAGATCTTCCACAACACCTGGATCTGGGTCGCCCACGAGAGCGAAATCCCCGATGCCGGTAGCTACAAGACCACCTACATCGGCAAGCAGCCGGTGATCGTGGTGCGTGACCGCAAAAAAGGCATCAACGTGCTGCTTAACCGCTGCCGCCACCGTGGCGCCACGGTGTGCGAGCACAAGAAGGGCAAGACCAACAGCTTTGTCTGCCCCTATCACGGTTGGGGCTATGCCCTGGACGGCTCGCTGCGCGGTATTCCACACCCGGAAAGCTACGGCGACTGCATCGACAAGGCCGAACTGCCGCTGGTCAGCCTGCGTACCGAACGCTACGCCGGCATGGTCTTCGCCACCTTCAACGACGCCATCGAACCGCTGGAGGACTTCCTCGGCGCGGCCAGGAAGTGGATCGACCTGTTCATGAAGCAGGGCGCGGGCTACGGCATAAAAGTACCGGGCGAGCACCGCTTCCGCTTCCCGGGCAACTGGAAGATCCAGCTGGAAAACACCACCGACGCCTACCACTTCCCGCTGGTGCACAAAAGCTTCCTGTCCTCGGTCGACGAACAGACCCTGGAACTGTTCGACTTCGTCAAAGGCCCCGGCTACGTCGAGGACCTGGGTAACGGCCACAGCGTGATGGTGATGATCCCCGAGCTGATCGACCTGGAAGCCGACCTCGACAAACCTATCCCCGAGCGTTTCGAGGCGTTAGCCGCTGAACTGCGCGACGAGGGCATCGAAGAGCAGCAGGTGCGGCGCATCGTCCGCGCCGTTGGCGGTTCGGGCTTCAACCTCAACCTGTTCCCCAACGTCGCCTGCTCGATGGCGTTCTTCCGCGTGCTGCAACCGATCTCGGTGACCGAGACCGAAATCCACCACTCGGTGATCACCATGGACGGCGGCCCGGCCGCCGCCAACCGCTACCGCCTGCGCCTGCACGAGCACTTCCAGGGGCCGATGGGCTTTGGCACGCCGGACGACTCCGAGGCCTGGGAGCGCGTGCAGAAAGGCGCCAATGCCGGCGAGAACCTGTGGATCATGCTCAACCGCGGCCTGCCGGGTGAGAAACCCAGCGAAGACGGCCTGATCTCCGACGTCAGTGCCGAGACCGGCATGCGTGCGGCGTACCAGCAGTGGAAGAAGATGATGACCGCGGAGGCCAAATGA
- a CDS encoding IacB protein translates to MSDKKTLRVLFCMGINQNFFDAPREEQLQVWAAFSAMWNGIHDLAGVKVLGNMDDDQGMVGPSDGFPWTTYLLADVPDIETVHAACNLFRTTAVGEGPYKLWRYAKVEARVGRELIIQRA, encoded by the coding sequence ATGAGCGATAAGAAAACACTGCGCGTGCTGTTTTGCATGGGTATCAACCAGAACTTCTTCGATGCCCCGCGTGAAGAACAGTTGCAGGTCTGGGCTGCTTTCAGCGCCATGTGGAACGGCATCCATGACCTGGCCGGCGTCAAGGTGCTGGGCAACATGGACGACGACCAGGGCATGGTCGGCCCATCCGACGGTTTCCCCTGGACCACCTACCTGCTGGCCGACGTGCCGGACATCGAAACTGTGCACGCTGCCTGCAACCTGTTCCGCACCACGGCGGTGGGCGAGGGGCCGTACAAGTTGTGGCGCTACGCCAAGGTCGAGGCGCGTGTTGGCCGCGAATTGATCATCCAGCGCGCCTGA
- a CDS encoding acyl-CoA dehydrogenase family protein gives MDSFCLRAAPESALTSGAAFDALLEGIRDRARLGEFDRQRHLSRDVIQAFKAHGVYRALVPSRFGGLECSPAQFCEMIERISHADGSAGWVASFGMSPVYLASLPLETIAKIYQQSPDTVFAGGIFPPQPAEVVAGGFKVNGRWKYSSGSMGADIIGVGIAPRNGDKLDLPRLAVMPSSQARIEETWDTVGLLGTGSHDVVVEDVVVGEEWTFVRGGHSNLDEPLFRYPSLSLATQVLSVVGLGVARAALDELSGMASGRISVTGAPALADRPLAQVDVAKAEAALRSARAFFYDSIEHAWAHVLAGDPVPVEATNLLRLSSTHATRVAAEVARSAQMLSGMTGIYNESPLARCVNDAQVVTQHAFMGDVTYQNAGAMFFGKQPLPGYL, from the coding sequence ATGGATTCGTTTTGCCTGCGTGCCGCGCCTGAGTCGGCGCTGACCTCCGGTGCCGCCTTCGACGCCTTGCTCGAAGGAATTCGTGATCGTGCCCGCCTGGGTGAGTTCGATCGCCAGCGCCACCTGTCCCGCGATGTTATCCAAGCGTTCAAGGCGCATGGCGTATACCGCGCTCTGGTGCCCAGCCGCTTCGGCGGGCTGGAGTGCTCGCCTGCCCAGTTCTGCGAAATGATCGAGCGCATCTCCCATGCCGACGGCTCCGCCGGTTGGGTGGCGAGCTTCGGCATGAGCCCGGTGTACCTGGCGTCGTTGCCGCTGGAGACCATCGCCAAGATCTACCAGCAGAGCCCGGATACGGTGTTCGCCGGTGGCATCTTCCCGCCACAGCCTGCCGAAGTCGTGGCCGGTGGTTTCAAGGTCAATGGCCGCTGGAAATACTCCAGCGGCTCGATGGGCGCCGACATAATCGGCGTGGGCATCGCCCCCCGTAATGGCGACAAGCTCGACCTGCCACGTTTGGCAGTCATGCCAAGCAGCCAGGCACGCATCGAGGAAACCTGGGACACCGTGGGCCTGCTGGGCACCGGTAGCCACGATGTGGTGGTCGAGGATGTGGTGGTGGGCGAGGAGTGGACCTTCGTTCGCGGTGGCCACTCGAACCTCGACGAGCCGCTGTTCCGCTACCCGTCGCTGTCGCTGGCCACCCAGGTGCTGTCGGTGGTGGGCTTGGGTGTGGCCCGCGCCGCGCTGGACGAACTCTCGGGCATGGCCAGCGGGCGCATCTCGGTCACGGGCGCTCCGGCGCTTGCCGACCGCCCGCTGGCCCAGGTTGATGTGGCCAAAGCCGAGGCCGCGCTGCGTTCGGCGCGGGCGTTTTTCTACGACTCCATCGAACACGCCTGGGCCCATGTGCTGGCGGGTGATCCGGTGCCGGTCGAGGCCACCAACCTGCTGCGCCTGTCGTCCACCCACGCCACACGCGTGGCCGCCGAAGTTGCGCGCAGCGCGCAAATGCTCTCGGGCATGACTGGCATTTACAACGAAAGCCCGCTGGCCCGTTGCGTCAACGATGCGCAGGTGGTCACCCAGCACGCCTTCATGGGCGACGTCACGTACCAGAACGCCGGTGCGATGTTTTTCGGAAAACAGCCCCTTCCGGGCTACCTGTAA
- the feaR gene encoding transcriptional regulator FeaR, whose product MSGHAMSVWNESVHAVCGRFETRYDYCQSLFIGDFRPSLLGSTRVAHIRSNANAIARSGREAGRDNDPHCFLVLQHQGEMSIELGDRSMDLREGDMALLDSAQAMKMMPRGLFSHVSIHLPRERLRNLDYNRFGKLSTTGACGQLLANMVRQVAEGELEQWACAEDGDGLQAALVGLLGSVLEYRARDSSPGLHLHEVQSLIQQRLDSPRLTPVALAEELGISSRQLYRLFEATGDSVCRYILRERLLKAAQDLRNPAYGHRSITDIGTRWGFADSAHFSKTFKKQLGVTPRSYRSQGQ is encoded by the coding sequence ATGAGTGGTCATGCTATGTCTGTCTGGAATGAGAGTGTCCATGCGGTATGCGGGCGCTTCGAAACCCGCTATGACTACTGCCAGAGCCTTTTCATCGGTGATTTTCGCCCCTCGTTGCTGGGCAGTACGCGGGTCGCGCACATTCGAAGCAATGCCAACGCCATTGCCCGCTCGGGACGTGAGGCAGGGCGTGACAACGACCCACACTGTTTCCTTGTGTTACAGCACCAAGGTGAAATGTCGATTGAACTGGGCGATCGGTCCATGGACTTGCGCGAGGGTGACATGGCGTTGCTGGACTCGGCGCAGGCGATGAAGATGATGCCGCGCGGGCTGTTTTCGCATGTCTCCATCCACCTGCCGCGCGAGCGTTTGAGGAATCTCGACTACAACCGTTTTGGCAAGCTTTCCACCACCGGTGCGTGCGGGCAGTTGCTCGCAAACATGGTACGCCAAGTGGCTGAAGGCGAGCTCGAGCAGTGGGCCTGCGCAGAAGACGGCGACGGCCTGCAGGCCGCACTGGTGGGCTTGCTTGGCTCGGTGCTGGAATACCGGGCGCGCGACAGTTCACCTGGCTTGCACCTTCATGAAGTGCAATCGCTGATCCAGCAGCGCCTGGACTCGCCGCGCCTGACCCCTGTCGCCCTGGCCGAGGAGCTGGGCATTTCCAGTCGTCAGCTGTACCGCCTGTTCGAGGCAACCGGCGACAGCGTTTGCCGTTACATTCTGCGCGAGCGGCTATTGAAGGCCGCCCAGGACCTGCGCAACCCAGCCTACGGCCACCGGTCGATCACCGATATCGGCACGCGCTGGGGGTTCGCCGATTCCGCGCATTTTTCCAAGACATTCAAGAAGCAGCTGGGGGTCACGCCCCGCAGCTATCGCAGCCAAGGGCAGTAG
- a CDS encoding LysR family transcriptional regulator — MPNRPPASTDLQDHRLRYLYLSHEKGSMRAAAEALGVATSSVSRQIARLEQELDIELVRPGTHRISLTAAGEAAVDYYIERLRQHSQLIDRLDELRQRQQASTVIAIGEGLLGARAITSLQGFLHAHGAHKAEIISAPSLEVQRMVLADEAHLGVVFAPSATAPLTRLFSLAQPLRMIVHRDNRMAQRSTVTLEEVARESLVLPGANFRVRELADAACRDQVFDIVPTLTSNSLAVILDFVRSGLGATLLAELPIIDEIKSGTFKALAIDCEAMNATDIQIVTRRGRTLDGLSRELATEMAKAVRMAASA, encoded by the coding sequence ATGCCCAACCGTCCACCTGCTTCGACCGACCTGCAAGACCACCGCCTGCGCTACCTGTACCTAAGCCACGAAAAGGGCTCTATGCGAGCCGCTGCCGAGGCCTTGGGCGTGGCCACTTCATCGGTCAGCCGCCAGATAGCCCGGTTGGAACAGGAGCTGGATATCGAGCTGGTACGCCCCGGCACCCACCGCATCAGCTTGACCGCTGCGGGTGAGGCGGCGGTGGACTACTACATCGAACGCCTGCGCCAGCACTCGCAGCTGATCGATCGCCTCGACGAACTGCGCCAGCGCCAACAGGCATCGACCGTGATCGCGATTGGTGAAGGCCTGCTCGGTGCCCGGGCAATAACCTCGCTGCAGGGCTTTTTGCATGCCCATGGCGCGCACAAGGCCGAGATAATCAGCGCACCGTCGCTGGAAGTACAGCGCATGGTGCTGGCCGACGAGGCCCACCTCGGCGTGGTTTTCGCCCCCAGCGCGACGGCACCCCTGACCCGCCTGTTCAGCCTGGCTCAGCCCCTGCGCATGATCGTGCACCGTGACAACCGCATGGCCCAGCGCTCCACCGTTACCCTTGAGGAAGTGGCGCGCGAATCCCTGGTACTGCCCGGCGCCAACTTCCGCGTGCGAGAACTGGCGGATGCGGCGTGCCGGGACCAGGTATTCGATATCGTGCCCACACTTACCTCTAATTCGCTGGCGGTGATCCTCGACTTCGTGCGCTCTGGGCTGGGTGCAACATTGCTCGCCGAATTGCCGATCATCGACGAGATCAAGAGCGGCACCTTTAAAGCACTGGCCATCGATTGCGAGGCGATGAACGCCACCGATATCCAGATTGTCACCCGCCGTGGCCGCACCCTGGATGGCTTGAGCCGTGAACTGGCGACGGAAATGGCCAAGGCCGTGCGCATGGCGGCCAGTGCCTGA
- a CDS encoding aromatic ring-hydroxylating dioxygenase subunit alpha gives MSNLIPAINLAVDPAELVQADRVHTSLYTDPALFDAELEKIFHNTWIWVAHESEIPDAGSYKTTYIGKQPVIVVRDRKKGINVLLNRCRHRGATVCEHKKGKTNSFVCPYHGWGYALDGSLRGIPHPESYGDCIDKAELPLVSLRTERYAGMVFATFNDAIEPLEDFLGASRKWIDLFMKQGAGYGIKVPGEHRFRFPGNWKIQLENTTDAYHFPLVHKSFLSSVDEQTLELFDFVKGPGYVEDLGNGHSVMVMIPELIDLEADLDKPIPERFEALAAELRDEGIEEQQVRRIVRAVGGSGFNLNLFPNVACSMAFFRVLQPISVTETEIHHSVITMDGGPAAANRYRLRLHEHFQGPMGFGTPDDSEAWERVQKGANAGENLWIMLNRGLPGEKPSEDGLISDVSAETGMRAAYQQWKKMMTAEAK, from the coding sequence GTGAGCAACCTGATCCCCGCCATCAACCTGGCGGTAGACCCGGCCGAGCTGGTCCAGGCCGACCGTGTCCACACATCCCTGTACACCGACCCGGCATTGTTCGACGCCGAACTCGAGAAGATCTTCCACAACACCTGGATCTGGGTCGCCCACGAGAGCGAAATCCCCGATGCCGGTAGCTACAAGACCACCTACATCGGCAAGCAGCCGGTGATCGTGGTGCGTGACCGCAAAAAAGGCATCAACGTGCTGCTTAACCGCTGCCGCCACCGTGGCGCCACGGTGTGCGAGCACAAGAAGGGCAAGACCAACAGCTTTGTCTGCCCCTATCACGGTTGGGGCTATGCCCTGGACGGCTCGCTGCGCGGTATTCCACACCCGGAAAGCTACGGCGACTGCATCGACAAGGCCGAACTGCCGCTGGTCAGCCTGCGTACCGAACGCTACGCCGGCATGGTCTTCGCCACCTTCAACGACGCCATCGAACCGCTGGAGGACTTCCTCGGCGCGTCCAGGAAGTGGATCGACCTGTTCATGAAGCAGGGCGCGGGCTACGGCATAAAAGTACCGGGCGAGCACCGCTTCCGCTTCCCGGGCAACTGGAAGATCCAGCTGGAAAACACCACCGACGCCTACCACTTCCCGCTGGTGCACAAAAGCTTCCTGTCCTCGGTCGACGAACAGACCCTGGAACTGTTCGACTTCGTCAAAGGCCCCGGCTACGTCGAGGACCTGGGTAACGGCCACAGCGTGATGGTGATGATCCCCGAGTTGATCGACCTGGAAGCCGACCTCGACAAACCTATCCCCGAGCGTTTCGAGGCGTTAGCCGCTGAACTGCGCGACGAGGGCATCGAAGAGCAGCAGGTGCGGCGCATCGTCCGCGCCGTTGGCGGTTCGGGCTTCAACCTCAACCTGTTCCCCAACGTCGCCTGCTCGATGGCGTTCTTCCGCGTGCTGCAACCGATCTCGGTGACCGAGACCGAAATCCACCACTCGGTGATCACCATGGACGGCGGCCCGGCCGCCGCCAACCGCTACCGCCTGCGCCTGCACGAGCACTTCCAGGGGCCGATGGGCTTTGGCACGCCGGACGACTCCGAGGCCTGGGAGCGCGTGCAGAAAGGCGCCAATGCCGGCGAGAACCTGTGGATCATGCTCAACCGCGGCCTGCCGGGTGAGAAACCCAGCGAAGACGGCCTGATCTCCGACGTCAGTGCCGAGACCGGCATGCGTGCGGCGTACCAGCAGTGGAAGAAGATGATGACCGCGGAGGCCAAATGA